The DNA window CTCACGAAACAACCACCGGCCGCACGGGCCGCCCACCTCCAAGCTACCCAACAGGAACGACTCGACAGCACGCTCAGCCCCTCGAGCTCCCGGCGCGCCGGTCCGCCCTGGGCGGCAGCCAGGTGAACCTCCCCTCCTCGACGCCGGCGAACGCCATCAGGCGCGCCCCCTCGGCCTCCACCTCCTCGCGCACCCGGGCGGGCAGCGGATGGAAGGGCTCGGCCGTCAGCACCCCTCCACCAAGGTTCCACATGCCGCCGACAAATCCGTCGACGAGGAACGTGGGGTAGATCACGGCGCCGACGCACACCGCCTTGCGCTGCTCGGCGGTCATGAGCCGGCCGCGGTCGGCGTAGGCGACCACGAGGTTGTCGAACCAGGGCAGGAAACGCACGGGCGCGGGGGTGCCGGGGTCGGCGAGCGGCAGCCCGGCCAGGTCGTACAGGACGCGGCCGGTCTCGTCCCGGTAGGTCCGCAGGTCGGGCATGCGCTCCATGACCGCGCGCAGCCGCGTCAGTCCCGACCAGGACTGCACGTCCATGACCGACGCCGGCCCGAAGCCGGCCAGGTACCGCCGGACCAGGCGCTCGGCGGCGGGCTCCGGGCCGAGCGGGTCGTCCATGGGGCGGCCCAGCCAGTCCTCGGCCAGGGTGAACGGCGTCGCGCCGCCCCGGCCCCAGACGCCGTTCGGCGGGGTGTGGACGATGGGCAGCAGCGTCTGCGCCGCGTAGCCGAGCGCCATCGGGCCGGCCTGCGGCCACCTCTCGCGCAGCAGGTCGCGCAGCTGCGGCCGGGTGAGGACGCGCCCGTCGCGGTGCGCGTCCGCCAGGTGAGCGCGGGCCAGTTCGGCGAGCTCGGCCGGGTCCACGTCCTGGAGGTCGCGGGAGAAGGCGCCCCTCCTCATCCGGTCGAGGACCGGCTGCACGAGCGGGCGCAGCCACACGTAGTCGTCGGCGAGGGCGAGGTGCTGGGTGGCGCGCAGCAGCGTCCCCCGGACGACCCGCGCCCCATGGAGGAGGGCGGTCAGGTCGTCCTGGGTGAAGGAGGCGAGGCGCGACCAGAGCCCGACGTACGGCGCGTCGATCTCCTGGCCCTGCAGCGCGACCAGCCGCGCCACGGCCTCGGCGGGGGGCAGGGCGGCGCGCTCCAGCAGGAGCTGGCGGCCCAGGGTCGTACGGTTGAGCACCCGGCGGTCGAGGATCATGCACCGACCGTAGGCGTCAACGCGGCAAGGATGATTCCGCGTTCAGCAGGTCGTCGAGGGCGGCGCGCAGGTGCGCGGCGAGCTCCCAGGCGTCGGGGATCATGGCGCGGTCGGTGACGACGCCGATGTCGAGCGAGCCATGGTAGGAGAAGGCGGTGATGTTGACGCCGCCGCTGACGTCCGTGATCACCGAGACCGGATAGTGGGTCAGCAGCAGGTTGCCGCACACGTAGAGCGGGAACTGAGGGCCGGGCACGTTCGAGATGATCACGTTGATCGGCGGGACCGTCTCCCCCACCAGCGCGAACGCCGAGCGCGCGGCCAGCCCCATGAGGGCGGCCGGCATCGACGCGCTGAACTCGCGCAGCCACCGCGCCGGCGCCAGCGCGAAGCGGTCCTTGATCCGGCGCATGGCCCCGCGCACCTCGTGCAGCCGCTCGACGGGGTCGGCTACGTGCGTGGCGAGCGGCGCGGTCATGATCGTCACCTGGTTCCCCGGCCCCGGCACGCCCGCCTCGCGCAGCGAGAACGGCACCCCGGCCACCAGCGGCCGGCCGGGCACGCCGCCGTGCCCGGCCAGCCAGCCGCGCAG is part of the Nonomuraea coxensis DSM 45129 genome and encodes:
- a CDS encoding winged helix DNA-binding domain-containing protein; the protein is MILDRRVLNRTTLGRQLLLERAALPPAEAVARLVALQGQEIDAPYVGLWSRLASFTQDDLTALLHGARVVRGTLLRATQHLALADDYVWLRPLVQPVLDRMRRGAFSRDLQDVDPAELAELARAHLADAHRDGRVLTRPQLRDLLRERWPQAGPMALGYAAQTLLPIVHTPPNGVWGRGGATPFTLAEDWLGRPMDDPLGPEPAAERLVRRYLAGFGPASVMDVQSWSGLTRLRAVMERMPDLRTYRDETGRVLYDLAGLPLADPGTPAPVRFLPWFDNLVVAYADRGRLMTAEQRKAVCVGAVIYPTFLVDGFVGGMWNLGGGVLTAEPFHPLPARVREEVEAEGARLMAFAGVEEGRFTWLPPRADRRAGSSRG